The genomic DNA TTGTTCGTATTGATCGTATTTTGGATTTCATTCCCATTGTTAAAAGATTTGTTTTCCTCGTGAGAACACAACCCAGGATTGAAGAGTGAATCCATGGGGATTGGTACTCGTTTATCAACCGGATGAAAGTTAATACTATTTTGGGTACTGATCTGTGTGAAAATTTCTCGAGAATTTCCAGTTTCGCTCTCATTTGTTTGTATTGTGTTTTTTCTTAGCGCTGAAACCATACCAATAACATGAACCAAGTCATGTTTTAGCTTAAAATTTTAAGGATATGGAATTGTGATATATAATAATGTTAATTTCTTAGAAATGTCAGTATGATATAATTGTTTTACCTTCTGGGTAATGTATTAATCATTTTCGATTTCATGAATTTTAGGCTAAACCTGGTTCCAATACGAGCAAACCGTAGATGAAAGAATATTACTTGAGCTTTCTATGCCTAGATCAGCAAGTTTTTCATGGCGAATTGATTTATACTtaattcttctttttttctttcagAAAATTAAGTGGTTATTCTATTACTGAGATAAAGTCAGGCAGTTGTTTGCTAGTGAGGAACAGGAGTGTAGTTTGTACATGCTTGTTGATAAAATGTTGGTACCGAAACAATATCGTTGCACACACTCAGCTACATGCTTATGCACAAAGGGTCACTTGAGTGAGGATGCAATCTACCTTGTCTTCCAGCATCTGAACTGGAACCCAAGATTGATTGCAGTTATGTCTTGTGTTTGCAAATGGTTTGATGAAATTGCCAAGTGCATCTTCTGGAAAGAGTTTTGCCGAACAAGGGCCCCAAAAATGATGCTGGATTTGCAGTCCTGTGGAAGTCACAGTGTTGATGGAAACTGGAAAGCACTTGGAAAGCTTCTCATTCATTGTTCAGGTAGCAGCATCTGTAGTATTGCCCATGTCCCAGGTCACTTTGTTTACAGGACTAGGTTTTCTAGGACTTCAGGAAAAAGCTTTCTTCTTCCACAGTGCAAGACAGACGTCTTGTATGTGTCAGACCCTTGTGAACATCTTGATCAAGGAGATGATGGTGATGTAGGAAGCTTTCGTGGCATGTTCAAATCATTTTCCGTGTCGAAGGTAAGGAAGATGCTTATTGATAGGCAGGTCCAATTCCATCCGACACAGGTGTGCCCATATTGCAAGGCAAAATTGTGGAATATGCTGCAGGCCAATATGATACCTAGGAGTGCTTGCAACAGGTTGGGTGCTTATGATGACAGCATTGAGTGTTTTGTATGTCTCAATGGGCACATGTTAGGTGCATGCACTCTGCTACCACTATCTGACTCTGAGGGAGCATCAGATTTTGACTAATGCTCAAACATGCTCAAAATTTGTGTGAGGTTAGTTCTCTGCTTTCTGGCTGATTCCCGCAATATAGTGTTCACTGGTTGCTTATTGTTTTGAGTGGATAAATTAGTAAAATctcaaaatttagttttaaagcGAAAGCTTTCCTCAGGATTTGAAGAATACCCACACAAACACAATTGAATGCTCGGATACTAATTTGAGAAATGGGTGTATGTATCCTATTCTTGGTCTTTCCACTTGAAGCAGGATAATTTAGATCACAATTAAATTGTCTCTCTTCTTGTTTTTATAGTGATGCTCTTTTCTTGTCTAATGACTAGAGAAAGCATGCAGAAGGATAATCAATGGATTTCCTCTCATTTTGTCGAAATCATAAAAATACAAGAGTATATTTGGCTCTGTTAGCATAGCTATCTGTACAACTGAATTATGCAGACTGCTCAAAATCATAATTTGCAGATACCAACTTGCAATTGTAGCTCACATACATCTCTACCAGTTTTAGATTGCGGATTGTGATGAATTTGTTTTTGCTATAACAAAGTGGCATGTTGGTTGATCTTGTTGTAGTTTTTGGAGGCTATTAattatgtatcatgaaatgaTTCAGAAGTTGACTTTTTGTTGGGAGCATGCTCTCTTCCAGGCGTTCCTGTTCAATTCAGTATATTGCTGAAGATAGTCACCGTTTAGCATGAAAACAACTACTAATTTGTGTACAAACAGAAGAGGATTGATATTGCTTTTCATTATAGTAGTTGTGTCAACCCAACTCATAGCTGTCcgcttgaccaaatgttttgccTTTCTAGGATCCATCAATAACCACTCTTTTCATTTAATCTGTCGAGTATCTTATTTCATCAGAAAAATAGTTGTTTTTTTTTGGAATAATTCTTTTGCTGATCCTAGTTCAAGTCTCTCTCTGTTTATATGCACAGACTTTTCAGTCGGCGGGACTGACAAAGAAAATCGAGCAGATGATGATACGCTATCAGCAGCAATCTGGTGGGTTGCATGCCTCAAATGCGTCCTATGAGCCCAGAGATCAGAACTTGCTTGAAGAACAAGAGAAAAATTGCAGCATGAGGAAGTGAGAATGAGTATTGATCTGGAGAATCTTGTTTGAATGCTGCATCAAAATTCAAGACTAAAACTGTTTGGGAGACCAAAAGTTTGGAGTTCTTTTTATTGTTTGGAAAACCAAAATTTTTTATTATCGCTTAAATACTATGCTTCCTTGGAACGGTGATGGTCTTACAAGATTTATAACAGCTTCTATGAAGTAGATAAAACCCCCGAGTATTATACCTACAGTTATTTTTCTTAGCTATTTAACATTCAATTAAGTAAAGTTGTAGTTATTTATTGATATTTAAATTCTACCAATTTTAATGCATATGCatacattaaaaaaaatgtttcttATTTATTTGCAAAATTTAGTAATGGTAAGGATTCGGATACTAATCAAAATGCTGGGAAACTCCACATGCTTGAAAAATGCCAGGCACAGTGAACAGCCAATCACGGTGGCCACTCCACCAAAGCAGCGTCAACGAAAAATATTTTGCTAAAGCAGAATGGCATTTATCCTATAGCTTCAGGAAGACAAATTATTCGATAGTCGACATTTTCCCGAGAattcttcccccccccccccccccccgaccgATATTACCGGGCTGATCGACATTCCTACACAGTATGGCATTCCCTTCGAGGCTCACGTCCACGCTGAAAGAGCAAACAAGGGTGAGGTGAGGTATGTCATCCTCCACTCTTCCTTCCACTGTTATATTGTTAGCATCAGATAAAACGTCAAGCGCAGCCTGTTTCAGTTAGGTAAAAGTCAACAGAAATTTCCATATTAAATAGAAATCAAACAGAATATTAAATACGAAAGGTAtctactcattttatatatatatatatattctactcATTTTATTCTCATACGTTTAACTTATTAAATGGGGTTTCGTACGTGTCGTAGAATATTCAAATTATCATCTTGAATAAGTAAATGGAATAAaaatagaagaagaaagagaTTTCATTATGAATCAGACGTTAGTCCATATTAGAAGTTTTGATGTATTtttgttgatttatattgattcacatacattgaggatatgaacaaatacatggggagagactctctctcacgtgtgggtgtgcaggggggtgcaaatctagggcctaaattgcactgaaccaagttgactcgtgtgtgagcgcgacctgcgcacacgaataCCGGACCAGTCGggacaaaatttgcccaagtggaacaactaacATTTTGCCACGTAGATCTTTTGTTGCTGTGAAACTGATGCATTAAAtttgagattaatgcagaataaaaccGATCGAGTAATAACGAGTGAAACGGTGGTCGTTTCACTGCTcggctaataatgaccattaagatcattaactcttcctctgtcgtgcaactcctgctcggcagagtgcTTGTGGTAGCAATCGAGTGCCActtagttcgccgtgaccaccagtgtttggtggagttcacggttaaccgttgtatcctgggaaacagatgccccttgtaagcctcgaagcacagccggaggtgggcgaatctaGGCCTCGGTTAGCTTTCCCGGTCGGTCTCTTTATCCGCCCGATCGGCCAGTCTACTCGCCAAATCTGGGCTGTCGCTTTGCAGACCTGCCCTGTCGATCTGGTCTACCACTCTGTAGACCTGCCTTATCGATCTTGTCtgtcgctctgcagacctgccctgtcgatctggtctgccgctctggaCTGCCGCTCTACAGACTTGCCCTGCCGCTCTGGTCTGTTGCTTTAGTCTGCCGCTCTGTAGACCTGCCCTGTCGCTCTAGTCTAtcgctctggtctgccgctctgcagacctgccctgccGCTCTAGTCTGTCGCTCTGCAGACTTGCCCTACCGCTCTGGTCTGTCGATCTGGTCTGCCACTCTACAGACGTACCCTGCCGCTTTGGTCTGCCGCTCTACAGACCTACCCTGCCGCTCTGCAAACTTGCCCTGCCGCTCTGGTCTGCCTGCTCGATGAATTAGTCTGATCTTCTGCACGTTACAAAAACCAGCCTCTGCtgtagcctgagattatccgctcaggtcatttcgactataagttgaatttaattcaatgtagcttaaattcaactaatacccaTAAATTTCTG from Zingiber officinale cultivar Zhangliang chromosome 4A, Zo_v1.1, whole genome shotgun sequence includes the following:
- the LOC121969467 gene encoding EID1-like F-box protein 2 — protein: MLVDKMLVPKQYRCTHSATCLCTKGHLSEDAIYLVFQHLNWNPRLIAVMSCVCKWFDEIAKCIFWKEFCRTRAPKMMLDLQSCGSHSVDGNWKALGKLLIHCSGSSICSIAHVPGHFVYRTRFSRTSGKSFLLPQCKTDVLYVSDPCEHLDQGDDGDVGSFRGMFKSFSVSKVRKMLIDRQVQFHPTQVCPYCKAKLWNMLQANMIPRSACNRLGAYDDSIECFVCLNGHMLGACTLLPLSDSEGASDFD